Proteins co-encoded in one Acidovorax sp. 69 genomic window:
- a CDS encoding PglL family O-oligosaccharyltransferase: protein MKEKLLMWAGVVLFLSYLLPNHYSPWLSFHQELTAAVAFAPLLAWACTRVAPFPKMAMGVTALAVVPLLQIAGGQIYFATDGWMSSLYLLGFALAIYAGALYYRTDGTHFAPGSPGNIHVERSLGSIENLWVAILMAALCSAGLAFHQWLIPSYQGIYIVEIPPQSRPFANLAQPNQLATLLMLGIAGLMFVWETRRLRAPFAMAAAFLLLWALVMTGSRTVLMALLWLLPAYALMRCRCKLRTTPAAIAAGVVFYFVMTWLWPLLSEWLLLNSGNNTALERMGSIGIRKVFWISMLDAIGRAPWLGYGWGQVSIAQVTVALDHPPTYSLFESAHNLFIDLALWNGLPIALLIFLGIGAWFLGQVRNCNNAMKWATLVGVALVFNHAMVEYPLNYAYFLLPVGFFIGALSTSNNMPMQTYAVFPTAKRLGLLTMGGLMSAATVLVVVEYFPIEEDWNLMRFQEARIGNLEVKDTQSSALVLTGLQQFLRFSRTEARPGMSVDELDAMRRASERFAYAAPMFKYALAQALNQQPENALITLRTMCSMQVESVCLSAKRQWDELGKTDYPELENLPFPSFGTSR, encoded by the coding sequence GTGAAAGAAAAATTGCTGATGTGGGCAGGAGTGGTGTTATTTTTGAGCTATTTGCTGCCTAACCACTATTCACCTTGGCTGAGCTTTCATCAGGAATTGACGGCCGCAGTAGCCTTTGCGCCATTGCTTGCTTGGGCATGCACTCGGGTTGCTCCATTTCCCAAAATGGCCATGGGAGTAACAGCGTTAGCCGTGGTCCCCCTGCTGCAGATAGCAGGTGGACAAATCTATTTCGCCACCGATGGGTGGATGTCGAGCCTTTATCTGCTGGGGTTTGCTCTGGCTATTTACGCAGGCGCTTTGTACTACCGCACCGACGGGACCCACTTTGCGCCAGGCTCGCCAGGAAACATCCATGTGGAGCGTTCCCTTGGCTCCATTGAGAACCTGTGGGTTGCGATACTGATGGCAGCGTTGTGCTCGGCAGGGCTGGCTTTTCATCAATGGCTCATACCGAGCTACCAAGGCATTTACATCGTAGAAATACCGCCACAAAGCCGTCCGTTTGCCAATCTGGCCCAACCAAATCAGCTGGCTACCTTACTGATGTTAGGTATTGCGGGACTTATGTTTGTATGGGAGACCCGCCGACTGCGCGCACCTTTTGCAATGGCTGCAGCGTTCCTACTTTTGTGGGCCTTGGTAATGACCGGATCCAGGACGGTTCTAATGGCTCTGCTTTGGCTGCTGCCAGCATATGCGCTAATGCGGTGCCGGTGCAAACTGCGAACGACACCAGCAGCGATTGCGGCGGGTGTCGTTTTTTACTTCGTAATGACATGGCTATGGCCATTATTGAGCGAATGGCTGCTCCTCAATTCAGGCAACAACACAGCTTTAGAGCGAATGGGCTCTATCGGAATTCGGAAAGTATTTTGGATCTCCATGCTGGACGCCATCGGCCGCGCGCCGTGGCTTGGTTATGGGTGGGGACAAGTCAGCATTGCCCAAGTGACAGTGGCACTCGACCATCCACCCACTTACTCGCTATTCGAAAGTGCCCACAATTTGTTTATTGACCTGGCCCTTTGGAATGGGCTACCAATAGCGCTATTGATTTTTCTCGGAATCGGGGCCTGGTTTTTGGGACAAGTGCGCAATTGCAACAACGCGATGAAATGGGCCACATTGGTGGGAGTGGCGTTAGTCTTCAACCACGCCATGGTGGAGTACCCTTTGAACTACGCATATTTTTTATTGCCCGTTGGGTTTTTTATAGGAGCGCTGTCCACTTCGAATAATATGCCGATGCAGACATACGCGGTTTTTCCAACAGCGAAGAGACTTGGACTTTTGACCATGGGTGGCTTGATGTCTGCAGCGACGGTTTTAGTGGTCGTGGAGTATTTTCCAATAGAAGAGGACTGGAATCTGATGCGGTTTCAAGAAGCTCGAATTGGGAATCTTGAAGTCAAAGACACCCAATCATCCGCATTGGTCCTTACAGGGCTTCAACAATTCTTACGTTTCTCACGCACGGAAGCACGACCTGGAATGTCAGTCGATGAGCTAGACGCTATGCGTCGAGCATCGGAGCGATTTGCCTATGCAGCACCTATGTTCAAGTATGCATTGGCCCAAGCTCTCAACCAGCAACCAGAAAATGCACTCATAACACTGCGAACAATGTGCTCCATGCAAGTCGAGAGCGTGTGCCTCAGCGCAAAGCGCCAGTGGGATGAGCTTGGAAAGACCGATTATCCAGAATTGGAAAATTTACCGTTTCCAAGCTTCGGTACAAGCCGCTGA
- a CDS encoding prepilin-type N-terminal cleavage/methylation domain-containing protein, which produces MKRTLQKGFTLIELMIVVAIIGILAAVALPAYQDYTIRAKVSEVILAGSACRTSITETVQTISSSVLPAANAWGCEQNTAESTSSNPTKYVMSIITTDAGLVTIHTTAEASLKEAGDKEVIMTPFKKTGATTSAAITNTDVNITVYEWKCGPGGAKPMPAKYLPGSCRG; this is translated from the coding sequence ATGAAGCGCACTCTGCAAAAGGGTTTTACCCTGATTGAATTGATGATCGTTGTTGCGATCATTGGTATTTTGGCCGCCGTGGCTCTGCCTGCTTACCAGGACTACACTATTCGCGCTAAGGTGTCGGAAGTAATTTTGGCAGGCTCAGCATGCCGCACGAGTATTACGGAAACTGTTCAAACTATTTCGAGTTCAGTACTTCCAGCTGCCAACGCTTGGGGCTGCGAGCAGAATACTGCAGAAAGCACCTCCAGCAACCCAACCAAGTATGTGATGTCAATTATCACCACTGATGCTGGTCTTGTAACTATTCACACGACGGCTGAAGCCAGCCTGAAGGAAGCCGGCGATAAGGAGGTCATCATGACCCCTTTTAAGAAAACCGGCGCGACGACCTCCGCCGCTATCACCAATACAGATGTTAATATTACCGTCTATGAATGGAAGTGCGGTCCTGGCGGTGCAAAGCCAATGCCTGCGAAGTATCTGCCAGGTTCTTGCCGTGGTTAA